A part of Jiangella alba genomic DNA contains:
- a CDS encoding SRPBCC domain-containing protein, protein MIDTVEHGSIERVIHVEAPPHVVYEVLSRPEHLRRWWPDDARFEPVVGARGELMWRNTATAGTETVALAVVDADPPRRICYRSSSPEFGGRPSLLVAFALVPERGGTRVHLTQTAFLTDGAPSPA, encoded by the coding sequence GTGATCGACACGGTGGAGCACGGCTCCATCGAACGCGTCATCCACGTCGAGGCGCCGCCGCACGTGGTCTACGAGGTGCTCAGCCGGCCCGAGCACCTGCGCCGGTGGTGGCCCGACGACGCACGGTTCGAGCCGGTCGTCGGTGCGCGGGGCGAGCTGATGTGGCGTAACACGGCCACGGCCGGGACGGAGACGGTCGCGCTCGCCGTCGTCGACGCCGACCCGCCGCGGCGCATCTGCTACCGCTCGTCCTCACCCGAGTTCGGCGGACGGCCGTCGCTGCTGGTCGCGTTCGCCCTGGTCCCGGAGCGCGGCGGGACCCGGGTGCACCTCACGCAGACCGCGTTCCTCACCGACGGGGCGCCGTCGCCGGCGTGA
- a CDS encoding TetR/AcrR family transcriptional regulator has product MPSNAPRPSDPSRLVSLLWEPSDRPGRTGLTKQAVVENAIAIADAEGLGALTMRRVADRLGVGAMTLYTHVPGKPELVELMLDAVAVEAYADGALPGEQDGWRAGLRHIAERNWRHHLRHPWTVEMVPGRPVLGPGVSAKYELELAPLDGIGLSDLEMDQVLCGVLALVESTARQQVGLGRVRAAGGDLDWWATVSPALARSMGESRFPLAGRVGAAAGEAAGAGDPHAVMRLSLDLLLDGVAGRLR; this is encoded by the coding sequence GTGCCCTCGAACGCCCCGCGCCCGTCCGACCCCAGCCGGCTGGTCTCGCTGCTCTGGGAACCGTCCGACCGGCCCGGCCGCACCGGGCTGACGAAGCAGGCCGTGGTCGAGAACGCCATCGCCATCGCCGACGCCGAGGGCCTCGGCGCGCTGACCATGCGGCGGGTCGCCGACCGCCTCGGCGTCGGCGCCATGACCCTCTACACCCACGTCCCGGGCAAGCCGGAGCTGGTCGAGCTGATGCTCGACGCCGTCGCCGTCGAGGCGTACGCCGACGGCGCGCTGCCGGGCGAGCAGGACGGCTGGCGGGCCGGGCTGCGGCACATCGCCGAGCGCAACTGGCGCCACCACCTGCGGCACCCGTGGACCGTCGAGATGGTGCCCGGGCGGCCGGTGCTCGGGCCGGGCGTGTCCGCGAAGTACGAGCTCGAACTGGCGCCGCTGGACGGCATCGGGCTGAGCGACCTCGAGATGGACCAGGTGCTGTGCGGCGTGCTCGCGCTGGTCGAGTCGACGGCGCGGCAGCAGGTCGGGCTCGGCCGCGTGCGCGCCGCCGGCGGCGACCTCGACTGGTGGGCGACGGTGAGCCCGGCCCTCGCACGCTCGATGGGCGAGTCCCGCTTCCCGCTGGCGGGACGGGTCGGCGCGGCAGCCGGCGAGGCGGCCGGCGCGGGCGACCCGCACGCCGTCATGCGGCTGTCGCTGGACCTCCTCCTCGACGGCGTCGCCGGCCGGCTGCGCTGA
- a CDS encoding ABC transporter ATP-binding protein, producing the protein MDAAIEARAVRKHYRGAERPALDGFDLRVAAGTVCALLGRNGAGKTTAVRILTTLLAMDDGTAVVAGHDLRADGDGVRRAIGLVGQNAAVDEILGGRANLVLFGRLRGLAKVAARARADELISRFGLSDAAERAVGTYSGGMRRRLDLAASLVVPPSVLFVDEPTTGLDPDARREVWATVRRLVGDGVTVLLTTQYLEEADELADHVAMLRDGRVVLEGSPAQLTSLVGDTRVEARFGSADDAAAAGRAAGPYAVGPVDVSGAGVAVPVADAGGITGYCAALAGAGLAPVDLAVRRPTLDDVFVHVNTVSEEAR; encoded by the coding sequence GTGGACGCAGCCATCGAGGCGCGGGCGGTGCGCAAGCACTACCGCGGGGCAGAGCGGCCGGCGCTGGACGGGTTCGACCTGCGGGTCGCGGCCGGCACGGTGTGCGCGCTGCTGGGCCGCAACGGCGCGGGCAAGACGACGGCGGTGCGGATCCTGACGACCCTGCTGGCCATGGACGACGGCACGGCGGTGGTGGCGGGCCACGACCTGCGGGCCGACGGCGACGGCGTGCGGCGGGCCATCGGGCTGGTCGGGCAGAACGCCGCCGTCGACGAGATCCTGGGCGGCCGGGCCAACCTGGTGCTGTTCGGACGGCTGCGCGGGCTGGCCAAGGTGGCGGCGCGGGCCCGGGCGGACGAGCTGATCTCGCGGTTCGGGCTGTCCGACGCGGCGGAGCGGGCGGTCGGGACGTACTCGGGCGGCATGCGGCGCCGGCTCGATCTCGCCGCGAGCCTGGTCGTGCCGCCGTCGGTGCTGTTCGTCGACGAGCCGACGACCGGCCTCGACCCGGACGCGCGCCGCGAGGTGTGGGCGACGGTCCGGCGACTGGTCGGCGACGGCGTCACGGTGCTGCTCACCACGCAGTACCTGGAGGAGGCCGACGAGCTGGCCGACCACGTCGCCATGCTCCGCGACGGCCGGGTCGTGCTGGAGGGCAGCCCGGCCCAGCTGACGTCGCTGGTGGGGGACACCCGGGTCGAGGCGCGGTTCGGTTCGGCGGACGACGCCGCGGCGGCGGGGCGGGCGGCCGGGCCGTACGCCGTCGGGCCGGTCGACGTGTCCGGCGCGGGCGTCGCGGTCCCCGTGGCCGACGCGGGCGGCATCACCGGGTACTGCGCGGCGCTGGCCGGGGCCGGCCTGGCACCCGTCGACCTCGCCGTCCGCCGGCCCACGCTCGACGACGTCTTCGTGCACGTCAACACGGTCTCGGAGGAGGCGCGATGA
- a CDS encoding ABC transporter permease: MSSLVHGSLVLAGRTFGHWRAQPVPFLVTLLFPVLIVLMMGGLFGGAIAGSAGDYVPFVVPGVLALTMLFGLETTMIAIATDASRGVTDRFRSLPLHSGSVVAGRCLADLAASVAGLAAMTLAGFALGWRWSAGPGEVLAAYGLLLLLRFGLLWVGVWAGLKAPGPEAVAAVQIMVWPVAFLSTVFLDPATMPSWLGAVAEWNPLSATADAVRELFGNPGVAGGSWPADHGQELSVMWPILMVAVFAPLSAAAYRRSNR, from the coding sequence ATGAGTTCGCTGGTCCACGGTTCGCTGGTGCTGGCCGGCCGCACGTTCGGGCACTGGCGGGCGCAGCCGGTGCCGTTCCTGGTGACGTTGCTGTTCCCGGTGCTGATCGTGCTGATGATGGGTGGCCTGTTCGGCGGCGCGATCGCCGGCAGCGCGGGCGACTACGTCCCGTTCGTCGTGCCCGGTGTGCTGGCGCTGACCATGCTGTTCGGACTCGAGACCACGATGATCGCGATCGCCACCGACGCGTCGCGCGGCGTGACCGACCGGTTCCGGTCGCTGCCGCTGCACAGCGGGTCGGTGGTCGCCGGGCGGTGCCTCGCCGACCTCGCCGCGTCGGTGGCCGGGCTGGCCGCGATGACGCTCGCCGGGTTCGCGCTGGGCTGGCGGTGGTCGGCCGGCCCGGGCGAGGTGCTGGCGGCGTACGGGCTGCTGCTCCTGCTGCGGTTCGGGCTGCTCTGGGTGGGCGTGTGGGCCGGGCTGAAGGCGCCCGGTCCGGAGGCCGTCGCGGCGGTGCAGATCATGGTCTGGCCGGTCGCGTTCCTGTCCACGGTGTTCCTCGACCCGGCGACGATGCCGTCGTGGCTGGGCGCCGTGGCGGAGTGGAACCCGCTCTCCGCGACGGCCGACGCGGTGCGCGAGCTGTTCGGCAACCCCGGCGTCGCCGGTGGAAGTTGGCCGGCGGATCACGGACAGGAGTTGTCAGTGATGTGGCCGATCCTGATGGTGGCGGTGTTCGCGCCGCTGTCCGCTGCTGCCTACCGGAGATCGAACCGATGA
- a CDS encoding ATP-binding cassette domain-containing protein has product MTLDDTPHPPTPETSAVDARAEDVARPAGWEAHPTGGRRQGPHGQRPQSPPGRRPRHGFIEVRGAREHTLRNIDVDIPKLHLTVVTGVSGSGKSSLVFDTLAAESQRQLNATFSAFARNRLPSYGQPDVDRMAHLCAVTVVDQKRLGGGARSTVGTATDIGARLRLIFSRAGRPFAGYSNAFSFNDPQGMCPRCQGLGVVSVVDETQLVDRDRSLDDGGLTFPAFGVGGWFWRSYARSGFFDPSLPLREFSDEQWRIFMYAEQGELKAPNPDVTSYEGVVARFNRLYLHKEPDAYKGKAREAFERIVTRGVCPDCAGTRLAEGARSSLIDGRSIADLNALQADELAGVIRAIDDPSVAPLVADAADQVERLGILGLGYLSLDRATSTLSGGESQRVKMVRHLGSSLSDLLYVFDEPTVGLHPRDVHRLGSLLEELRDQGNTVVVVEHDPEIMAIADHCIDMGPGAGRAGGAVTYEGSYDGLVKSETRTGLGLRAARVTRDAGAVRTPSGHVRIEHASTHNLRDVTVDLPLGVLTVVTGVAGSGKSSLIRGHLPAVRPDAVLLDQSPVRGSRRSSPATFTGVLDPIRSLFARTTGAPAALFSPNSDGGCPECQGAGVIFTDLAFMDGVTTMCEVCRGRRFKDEAQQHLVRGRSIADVFELSVAEALEFFTEKAIRPTLQRLSDVGLDYLTLGQTLTTLSGGERQRLKLASELVVGGKFYVLDEPTTGLHLADVEHLVALLHRLVDDGNTVIVIEHNLDVVVAADWVIDLGPGAGHDGGRVVFEGTPAALAADGSTYTGEYLARYLAD; this is encoded by the coding sequence ATGACGTTGGACGACACGCCCCACCCGCCGACCCCCGAGACGTCCGCCGTCGACGCGCGTGCCGAAGACGTAGCCCGCCCGGCCGGGTGGGAGGCCCACCCTACGGGCGGGCGCCGACAAGGTCCGCACGGCCAACGTCCGCAAAGCCCGCCCGGGCGACGTCCGCGGCACGGCTTCATCGAGGTCCGCGGCGCGCGTGAGCACACGCTGCGCAACATCGACGTCGACATCCCGAAGCTGCACCTGACCGTCGTCACCGGCGTGTCCGGGTCGGGCAAGTCGTCGCTGGTCTTCGACACCCTCGCCGCCGAGTCGCAACGTCAGCTCAACGCCACGTTCAGCGCGTTCGCGCGGAACCGGCTGCCCAGCTACGGCCAGCCCGACGTCGACCGCATGGCGCACCTGTGCGCCGTCACCGTCGTCGACCAGAAGCGGCTCGGCGGCGGCGCGCGGTCCACCGTCGGCACCGCGACGGACATCGGCGCCCGGCTGCGGCTGATCTTCTCCCGCGCCGGCCGGCCGTTCGCCGGGTACTCCAACGCGTTCTCGTTCAACGACCCGCAGGGCATGTGCCCGCGCTGCCAGGGTCTCGGCGTCGTCAGCGTGGTCGACGAGACGCAGCTGGTCGACCGCGACCGGTCGCTCGACGACGGCGGGCTGACGTTCCCGGCGTTCGGCGTCGGCGGCTGGTTCTGGCGGTCGTACGCACGCAGCGGGTTCTTCGACCCGTCGCTGCCGCTGCGCGAGTTCAGCGACGAGCAGTGGCGCATCTTCATGTACGCCGAGCAGGGCGAGCTGAAGGCGCCGAACCCCGACGTCACCAGCTACGAGGGCGTCGTCGCTCGGTTCAACCGGCTCTACCTGCACAAGGAGCCCGACGCGTACAAGGGCAAGGCGCGCGAGGCGTTCGAGCGCATCGTCACGCGCGGGGTGTGCCCCGACTGCGCGGGGACGCGGCTGGCGGAGGGCGCTCGGTCGTCGCTGATCGACGGCCGGTCCATCGCCGACCTCAACGCCCTGCAGGCCGACGAGCTGGCCGGCGTCATCCGGGCCATCGACGACCCGTCGGTCGCACCACTCGTGGCCGACGCCGCCGACCAGGTGGAACGGCTCGGCATCCTCGGACTCGGCTACCTCAGCCTCGACCGCGCCACGTCGACGCTGTCCGGTGGCGAGTCGCAGCGGGTGAAGATGGTCCGGCACCTCGGCAGCAGCCTGTCCGACCTGCTGTACGTGTTCGACGAGCCGACGGTCGGGCTGCACCCGCGCGACGTGCACCGGCTCGGCTCGCTGCTCGAGGAACTGCGCGACCAGGGCAACACGGTGGTGGTCGTCGAGCACGATCCGGAGATCATGGCCATCGCGGACCACTGCATCGACATGGGGCCGGGGGCGGGGCGGGCGGGTGGCGCCGTCACGTACGAGGGGTCCTACGACGGTTTGGTGAAGTCCGAGACGCGGACCGGGCTGGGGCTGCGGGCGGCTCGGGTGACGCGCGACGCCGGCGCCGTGCGGACGCCGTCGGGGCACGTGCGCATCGAGCACGCGTCGACGCACAACCTGCGCGACGTCACCGTCGACCTGCCGCTGGGGGTGCTGACGGTCGTCACGGGGGTGGCGGGGTCGGGGAAGAGCAGCCTGATCCGCGGCCACCTGCCCGCCGTCCGCCCCGACGCCGTCCTGCTGGACCAGAGCCCGGTGCGCGGGTCGCGGCGGTCCAGCCCGGCGACGTTCACCGGCGTGCTCGACCCCATCCGGTCGCTGTTCGCCCGGACGACGGGCGCGCCGGCGGCGTTGTTCAGCCCGAACTCCGACGGCGGCTGCCCGGAGTGCCAGGGCGCCGGGGTCATCTTCACCGACCTCGCGTTCATGGACGGCGTCACGACGATGTGCGAGGTCTGCCGCGGCCGCCGGTTCAAGGACGAGGCGCAGCAGCACCTCGTGCGCGGCCGGTCGATCGCCGACGTGTTCGAGCTGAGCGTCGCCGAGGCGCTGGAGTTTTTCACCGAGAAGGCGATCCGGCCGACGCTGCAGCGCCTCAGCGACGTCGGCCTCGACTACCTCACGCTCGGCCAGACCCTCACCACCCTGTCCGGCGGCGAACGGCAGCGGCTGAAGCTGGCCAGCGAGTTGGTCGTCGGCGGCAAGTTCTACGTGCTCGACGAACCCACCACCGGCCTGCACCTCGCCGACGTCGAGCACCTGGTCGCGCTGCTGCACCGGCTGGTCGACGACGGCAACACCGTCATCGTCATCGAGCACAACCTCGACGTCGTCGTGGCCGCCGACTGGGTGATCGACCTCGGCCCCGGCGCCGGCCACGACGGCGGCCGGGTGGTGTTCGAGGGCACGCCCGCCGCCCTCGCCGCCGACGGGTCGACGTACACCGGTGAGTACCTGGCCCGCTACCTCGCCGACTGA
- a CDS encoding alkaline phosphatase family protein: MEIPSSGRSVSRRAVLAAGAGTAAALALPSIADAVEGSGRGRARHVVLVGWDGFDPAYLDLVETPHLDALARRGVVGTTTGCFPSITNTSWASVVSGAWPRTHLNTPYFLDPATGRAVSQSRTLEAPTIAEAVTAAGGTVASVQFFILQNHGVVFGDPRALYVQPGGTGPSRLDVAADILHGRPVQSGSTTVTVERPPTLLAVYADDLDALGHAEGAESPGMAGRLAALDAALGRLVQATKDVGTYGSTAFVLLGDHGMTTFTRAFGGDVLAALTAAGFTPEFVAPGAAPAPSTDVAMVVGGVANVYLLGAARTPDGVARARAALESVEAVERVHDRAALDAFGASPLLGELVAEPVAGWSFGLTDPDGPRGYHGRTGEREAALLVAGRGVSPRARLDGARHVDVAPTIAALLGIPAPSRGEGRVLTEALHTMPG, encoded by the coding sequence ATGGAGATCCCCTCGTCCGGACGTTCCGTCAGCCGTCGTGCCGTGCTCGCTGCCGGCGCCGGGACCGCCGCCGCCCTCGCGCTGCCCTCCATCGCCGACGCGGTGGAGGGCAGCGGCCGCGGCCGGGCGCGGCACGTGGTGCTGGTCGGGTGGGACGGGTTCGACCCGGCCTACCTCGACCTGGTCGAGACGCCGCATCTCGACGCGCTGGCCAGGCGCGGCGTCGTGGGCACCACGACCGGCTGCTTCCCGTCCATCACGAACACGTCGTGGGCCAGTGTCGTCTCGGGCGCCTGGCCGCGCACGCACCTGAACACGCCGTACTTCCTCGACCCCGCCACCGGGCGGGCGGTCAGCCAGAGCAGGACGCTCGAGGCGCCGACCATCGCCGAGGCGGTGACGGCGGCCGGCGGGACGGTCGCGTCGGTGCAGTTCTTCATCCTGCAGAACCACGGCGTCGTGTTCGGCGACCCGCGGGCGCTGTACGTGCAGCCGGGCGGCACCGGGCCGTCGCGGCTGGACGTCGCCGCCGACATCCTGCACGGCCGCCCGGTGCAGTCCGGCTCGACGACGGTCACCGTCGAGCGGCCGCCGACGCTGCTCGCGGTCTACGCCGACGACCTCGACGCGCTCGGGCACGCCGAGGGCGCGGAGTCGCCCGGCATGGCCGGCCGGCTGGCCGCGCTGGACGCCGCGCTGGGCCGGCTCGTCCAGGCGACGAAGGACGTGGGCACGTACGGGAGCACGGCGTTCGTGCTGCTCGGCGACCACGGCATGACGACGTTCACCCGCGCGTTCGGCGGCGACGTGCTGGCCGCGCTGACCGCCGCCGGGTTCACGCCGGAGTTCGTCGCGCCGGGCGCCGCGCCCGCGCCGTCGACCGACGTCGCGATGGTGGTCGGCGGGGTCGCCAACGTGTACCTGCTCGGCGCCGCCCGGACGCCGGACGGCGTCGCGCGGGCCCGCGCCGCGCTGGAGTCGGTCGAGGCGGTGGAACGGGTCCACGACCGCGCGGCCCTCGACGCGTTCGGCGCCAGCCCGCTGCTGGGCGAGCTGGTGGCCGAGCCGGTCGCCGGCTGGTCGTTCGGGCTGACCGACCCGGACGGCCCGCGCGGCTACCACGGCCGGACCGGCGAGCGGGAGGCCGCGCTGCTGGTCGCCGGGCGGGGCGTCTCGCCGCGGGCCCGGCTGGACGGCGCGCGGCACGTCGACGTCGCGCCGACGATCGCCGCGCTGCTCGGCATCCCCGCCCCGTCACGGGGTGAGGGCCGGGTGCTCACGGAGGCGCTGCATACGATGCCGGGGTGA
- a CDS encoding aminoglycoside phosphotransferase family protein, whose amino-acid sequence MSLDAASAALVTSYGLDDSGRAWLADLPRLLATSLERWELHPDGPAGNGMAALVQPVVQADGTPAVLRLQPANEESAAAVVGLRTWDGDGVVRLLAHDGGAMLLERLDGDRPLSSVPSDDAAMTVLGELLARLTARPAPDGLPRLADIAAAMVADAPSAAPSLADPAERRLVATCAAAVAELLPEPGDRLLHWDLHAENVLAGEREPWLAIDPVPLAGDPGFDLWPALNSRWDDVVAGGVERVVLRRFDLLGELTGVERRRAAGWTLGRVLQNALWEIEDGKAALDPADVALADVLLRHRV is encoded by the coding sequence GTGAGTCTCGACGCGGCGTCGGCCGCCCTCGTCACCTCCTACGGCCTCGACGACTCCGGACGGGCCTGGCTGGCGGACCTTCCGCGGCTGCTCGCCACGTCCCTGGAGCGGTGGGAACTGCATCCTGACGGACCGGCCGGGAACGGCATGGCGGCGCTGGTCCAGCCGGTGGTCCAGGCCGACGGCACGCCCGCGGTGCTCCGGCTGCAGCCGGCCAACGAGGAGTCCGCGGCCGCCGTCGTCGGGCTGCGCACCTGGGACGGCGACGGTGTGGTGCGGCTGCTCGCCCACGACGGCGGCGCGATGCTGCTGGAACGGCTCGACGGCGACCGGCCGCTGTCGTCGGTCCCGTCCGACGACGCCGCGATGACCGTGCTGGGCGAGCTGCTGGCCCGGCTGACCGCGCGGCCGGCGCCGGACGGCCTGCCGCGGCTGGCCGACATCGCCGCCGCGATGGTCGCCGACGCCCCGTCGGCCGCGCCGTCGCTGGCCGACCCGGCCGAACGCCGGCTGGTCGCGACCTGCGCGGCCGCCGTCGCGGAGCTGCTGCCGGAACCGGGCGACCGCCTGCTGCACTGGGACCTGCACGCCGAGAACGTCCTGGCCGGCGAGCGGGAGCCGTGGCTGGCGATCGATCCCGTGCCGCTGGCCGGCGACCCTGGCTTCGACCTGTGGCCGGCGCTGAACAGCCGCTGGGACGACGTCGTCGCCGGCGGGGTCGAGCGGGTCGTGCTGCGCCGGTTCGACCTGCTCGGGGAGCTGACCGGCGTCGAACGACGGCGGGCCGCGGGCTGGACGCTGGGCCGCGTCCTGCAGAACGCGCTCTGGGAGATCGAGGACGGCAAGGCCGCGCTGGACCCCGCCGACGTCGCCCTCGCCGACGTCCTGCTGCGGCACCGGGTGTGA
- a CDS encoding ribonuclease H family protein: MLAKYAGRCGACGGDIHPGDELESSGSGRNRAWVHAACAGAPALIPVPGDAEAALVPAAATPARAKRPRPPAMVAPEGAVEVYTDGACSGTPGPGGWAWAISRERFGSGSAPSTTNQRMEITAALEAVKAMSGPLVVVSDSAYVVNCFRDGWWRNWRTRGWVTSSKSPVANRDLWEPFVDLVEERGDVVFRWVKGHSGDPMNDLVDELAVAAKIAQS, translated from the coding sequence GTGCTCGCGAAGTACGCCGGCCGGTGTGGTGCGTGCGGTGGAGACATCCATCCCGGCGACGAGCTCGAGAGCTCGGGCAGCGGCCGCAACCGCGCCTGGGTGCACGCTGCCTGCGCCGGCGCGCCCGCCCTCATCCCGGTCCCCGGCGACGCCGAGGCGGCGCTCGTCCCGGCCGCCGCGACACCGGCCCGCGCCAAGCGGCCCCGGCCGCCGGCCATGGTGGCGCCCGAGGGCGCGGTCGAGGTCTACACCGACGGCGCCTGCTCCGGCACGCCCGGCCCCGGCGGCTGGGCGTGGGCCATCTCGCGCGAGCGGTTCGGGTCGGGGTCCGCGCCGAGCACCACCAACCAGCGCATGGAGATCACGGCGGCGCTCGAGGCGGTCAAGGCGATGTCCGGCCCGCTGGTCGTCGTCAGCGACTCCGCCTACGTCGTCAACTGCTTCCGCGACGGCTGGTGGCGCAACTGGCGCACCCGCGGCTGGGTCACGTCCAGCAAGTCGCCGGTGGCCAACCGCGACCTCTGGGAGCCGTTCGTCGACCTCGTCGAGGAACGCGGCGACGTCGTCTTCCGCTGGGTCAAGGGGCACTCCGGCGACCCCATGAACGACCTCGTCGACGAGTTGGCGGTCGCCGCGAAGATCGCGCAGAGCTAG
- a CDS encoding polysaccharide lyase family 8 super-sandwich domain-containing protein, which yields MELSRRRVLSMLSAAGLAAVVHPPRAGATPAGVAPATIGTDRLLANTATIFAGTPDVNAHPAVAAKLAAIDRTAATWRTALDGAGAGELFAGLPLGASDPNLNATYQHLYEIALATATPGAALHGDAAARTQVRDGLVWLHDHYYGDQAAGYYGNWFTWEIGVSTHVGKTLALLGETGDLVRTYVASMDAYLRNGTDGDVNLDSRFHTGANLADITTNRMIQGALLGDEARIRKAIEDQLTVFATIDPYALRHGNTDGYYADGSFIQHHSVAYTGAYGRALLTRVVQTLKILEGTGFADGAALGPIVQRWVTDGFAPLIFEGWMMEIVKGRSVSRTSTGYTDVAQVVEAVVDLTGHVPDPAPLRGYVKFIRSTSRAALDPATFVSPVSVARFADLIADDTVEPADLNPPERCVAFNAMDKTVHRRPGYTFALARSSDRISKYEYMSGENLMPWFQGDGAHYLYLSGGDQTQAFGVDYFTTVSPYGLAGVTAPVEERRTIPQLYGTPYYDNPGHPLNFTSSSTSQNTYVYFPRGTNTHSGGATLDAYGAAALVLSSDVAWADQQRGVLPDDFVVYRNAKATKSWFLFDDEIVVLAAGVGGDAGRAATTSVDARIAGAADPVTAVGALRDGGAWTGPGTADLAWLRWANPAQDAAVGYVFLSAQPVRVGLDTVTRSRRVVRTANPDTAVTKRVLGVTIDHPAGAAPSSHAYALVPHATEAALTAYADGPLEVLANTTDVQAVRHAGLQLTGVNTFTAGRHEAGGLSVDGPASVLARTRAGRLTTVAVSDPTMDRDVVEVLVTGRRLTRVAGDRAVTVRHTAEGTLLSVATRQAYGRSFEVTLRG from the coding sequence GTGGAGCTCAGTCGCCGCCGAGTGCTGTCGATGCTGTCCGCCGCGGGCCTGGCCGCGGTCGTCCACCCGCCGCGAGCAGGCGCGACGCCGGCCGGCGTGGCACCGGCCACCATCGGCACCGACCGGCTGCTCGCCAACACCGCCACGATCTTCGCCGGCACGCCGGACGTCAACGCGCACCCGGCGGTGGCGGCCAAGCTGGCCGCGATCGACCGGACCGCCGCCACCTGGCGCACCGCCCTCGACGGCGCGGGGGCGGGCGAGTTGTTCGCGGGCCTGCCGCTCGGCGCCAGCGACCCGAACCTCAACGCGACCTACCAGCACCTCTACGAGATCGCGCTGGCCACTGCTACCCCGGGCGCGGCCCTGCACGGCGACGCCGCCGCCCGGACGCAGGTGCGCGACGGCCTGGTGTGGCTGCACGACCACTACTACGGCGACCAGGCCGCCGGCTACTACGGCAACTGGTTCACCTGGGAGATCGGCGTCTCGACGCACGTCGGCAAGACCCTCGCCCTGCTGGGTGAGACCGGCGACCTCGTGCGGACCTACGTCGCCTCCATGGACGCCTACCTGCGCAACGGCACCGACGGCGACGTGAACCTGGACTCCCGCTTCCACACCGGCGCCAACCTCGCCGACATCACGACCAACCGGATGATCCAGGGCGCCCTGCTCGGCGACGAGGCGCGCATCCGCAAGGCGATCGAGGACCAGCTCACCGTCTTCGCGACGATCGACCCGTACGCGCTGCGGCACGGCAACACCGACGGCTACTACGCGGACGGCTCGTTCATCCAGCACCACTCCGTCGCCTACACCGGCGCGTACGGCCGCGCGCTGCTGACCCGCGTCGTGCAGACGCTGAAGATCCTGGAAGGGACGGGGTTCGCCGACGGCGCCGCGCTGGGCCCGATCGTGCAGCGGTGGGTGACCGACGGGTTCGCGCCGCTGATCTTCGAGGGCTGGATGATGGAGATCGTCAAGGGCCGGTCGGTCTCGCGCACGTCGACGGGGTACACCGACGTCGCTCAGGTGGTCGAGGCCGTCGTCGACCTCACCGGCCACGTGCCCGACCCTGCACCGCTGCGCGGGTACGTGAAGTTCATCCGGTCGACGTCGCGGGCGGCGCTGGACCCGGCGACGTTCGTCTCGCCGGTGAGCGTCGCGCGCTTCGCCGACCTCATCGCCGACGACACCGTCGAGCCGGCCGACCTCAACCCGCCCGAGCGCTGCGTCGCCTTCAACGCCATGGACAAGACGGTGCACCGCCGCCCCGGCTACACGTTCGCGCTGGCCCGCAGCTCGGACCGCATCAGCAAGTACGAGTACATGAGCGGCGAGAACCTCATGCCGTGGTTCCAGGGCGACGGCGCGCACTACCTGTACCTCTCCGGCGGCGACCAGACGCAGGCGTTCGGCGTCGACTACTTCACGACGGTGTCGCCGTACGGCCTCGCGGGCGTGACGGCGCCGGTCGAGGAGCGACGGACGATCCCGCAGCTCTACGGCACGCCGTACTACGACAACCCGGGCCACCCGCTGAACTTCACGTCGTCGTCGACGTCGCAGAACACGTACGTTTACTTCCCGCGCGGCACCAACACCCACTCCGGCGGCGCGACGCTGGACGCGTACGGCGCCGCGGCCCTGGTGCTCTCCAGCGACGTCGCGTGGGCCGACCAGCAGCGCGGCGTGCTGCCGGACGATTTCGTCGTGTATCGCAACGCGAAGGCGACGAAGTCGTGGTTCCTGTTCGACGACGAGATCGTCGTGCTGGCGGCGGGGGTCGGGGGCGACGCGGGCCGGGCGGCGACGACGTCGGTCGACGCGCGCATCGCGGGGGCGGCCGACCCGGTGACGGCCGTCGGCGCGCTGCGGGACGGCGGCGCGTGGACCGGGCCCGGCACCGCCGACCTCGCCTGGCTGCGCTGGGCGAACCCGGCCCAGGACGCCGCCGTCGGCTACGTGTTCCTCTCCGCGCAGCCGGTGCGCGTCGGGCTCGACACCGTCACCCGCAGCCGCCGCGTCGTGCGCACCGCGAACCCGGACACCGCCGTGACCAAGCGCGTCCTCGGCGTGACGATCGACCACCCGGCCGGCGCGGCGCCGTCGTCGCACGCGTACGCGCTGGTCCCGCACGCGACGGAGGCGGCGCTGACGGCGTACGCGGACGGCCCGCTGGAAGTGCTCGCGAACACCACCGACGTCCAGGCCGTGCGCCACGCCGGGCTCCAACTGACCGGCGTCAACACGTTCACCGCCGGACGGCACGAGGCCGGTGGGCTGAGCGTCGACGGACCGGCGTCGGTGCTGGCGCGGACGCGGGCAGGCCGGCTCACCACCGTCGCCGTCTCGGACCCGACGATGGACCGCGACGTCGTCGAGGTGCTGGTGACCGGACGGCGGCTGACCCGGGTGGCCGGCGACCGCGCCGTCACCGTGCGGCACACGGCCGAGGGCACGCTGCTGAGCGTCGCGACCCGGCAGGCCTACGGCCGCTCGTTCGAGGTGACCCTGCGCGGCTAG